CTATAACGAGGTACTTATATATGCTTTTAATTTTCATAATATTGATTTTTTACTTAATTAGTCATTATTATTTTTTCTTTTGAGTGCTGATTACAGCATCAGTATTTTTTTGTGCTTCATCTCTTAAAGCATAAAAATTGATATTAAAAGCTTCTTTATAATATCGAACAACAAGTGCTTCTTTCTTTTTAATATTTTCCACACCAAAAGGATCTTCAATACTTTCAAGCAAAGCCTGGTATTCTTCAGGTGAGCTTATCAAAATCATCGAAGCAGTTTCTGCAAAATCTTCGGTAACATTTAATCTGGCATAACTTGTTACAAAACCTAATTCTCTTGAATCAGCATCATCTTCTACGTACCAGCTTGATGTATATCCTGAAGGTGTCAGTTTTGACCAGGTTTTAATATCAAATGGTTTGGTCTGGTTCAGGATGTGTACATATTCATGCTGAATGGTGTGAATAAACTCGGTTACATCAGCCCTGTCTGTTTTGTCCAGATCATTTACCTGAAACAGGGAAACTCTCTGTCCGCCTTCTGCTAAACCTAAAGTTCTGGTACCGTTTGTATTTAGGTTCATACCTCCAACTAAAACAAATTCTCTTGGAGCAATTATTTTTACAAAATCAGTTCCGCCAACAGCTGTATAACTGTCGATCCAGATCTTTTTTACTACCTCCATTGCCGGCTGTACTTTATCGACAGCAGGCGGGAATAAATAACGGCTGTTATCTACGAGATTCTGATCCCATTCGTAGTATACTTTAATATTATAAGGATCCAGGAAACTGGTGTCGATCCATCTGTCAAGATCTGTTTTTATAGGAGTTGAATAATCTAACTGACTCTCGGTTGGCTGATCTTCCTGAGCGCATGCAGTAAAAAGTACTAATCCTGTAATTACTGCTATTCTTTTATATAGATTTACTATTTTCATACTAATTTAGATTTGTTTTTTACCTTGGATTTTGCTCTATTCCGTTATCTATTGCTCTCTGAGGTATCTGCAATACTCTTCGTTTATCATTTTTCTGCAGTATATTGTTATTCACAACCTGTCCAAACTGATATGTATTGTGTTCTACAACAAGATTAAAGCGTCTGATATCAAACCATCTTATTCCTTCATGAAGAAACTCTCTTCTTCTAGCTTCTGCAATTGCTTTTATATAAGAAGTCTGCAGAGGAGTTAGTGTATAGTACGGAGTAAACTCATTATCCACAACCGGATACATATCTACAATCATTTCTTCTGTTAATATATCTGCCGCTGGATTGTACCCGCTTGTTCTGGTTCCCAGAAAATATTGTAACTCGTCATTTGCTTCAGCAATCTGATTTTTCATTACAAGAGCTTCAATTCTGTTAAGGTAAAACTCATCATTGCTTAATAAAACGGTACCTGTATAAGCTTCTCCAATTCCGGCAGTTACGTTAGTATATTTAAAATATTCATAGAACTTAGGAACCAAAACCGTTATACCGCCTCTATACTGTCCTGAAGCTGTAATCAGCCAGCGTTTTCCCCAAATATTAGTAGCTGGTCCTAAAATCTGATCGGATCTGTTTCCTGCAAGAGTAAATCTGTTTGTATAACTTCTTCCCCAGATTGAGTTTGGATACGATACTAACAAATTGGTTTCTGTATCTACTTTAGAATATTCCAAAGGTCTGTCAGCAAAAGGAGTGGCATTAAAAGCAGCATAATTTCTCAGGTTATCCGGTTTAGAACCTAAACTTTGAGAAACTTCCAAAACTTTGTCCCAATCTCCTTTTACAAGATAAAAACGGCTTGCAAATGCTTTAGCGGCTTCTACTGTAAAATGATATCTTGGTTCTTTATATTCATTAGTAACATATTTTAAACCTTCTGTAAGATCCTGCTCGATAAAATCGAATACTTCTTTAACGGTATTTCTTTTATAAGGCTCTAATAAAACTTTTTCCGGTTTTGTAACATACGGAACACCAAGATCCTTAGAAGCAGTAGCCGGATTATAGGCATTGCCCCAGAATGAAACCAGCATAAAGTGCGAATACGCTCTTGCTATCAAAGCTTCTCCTTTCTGCGGATTCAAACTTGAAGGATTACCTAACTCGTCAATCGCTGCCAAAGCCTGATTAGCAGCTGCAATTGCTTTGTAAGATGCATTCCAGAATGAAGATTCTGTGTCAATATCAAGCTGGGTCTGCACCTCCCAGTTGTAACTTTGTCTGTTATCAATATCAGAACTGGTTAGCTCACTGTCAAACACATTATCTGACATTGTTTCTGCAATTGCCATATAAGTGTTTTCAGGATAAGCTGTAACTAATAGTTCTGAAATCTTTTCAGGTGTATCGATTTGAGTTCTGTTATCCGGAATCTCTGAAAGAAAATCATCGCAGCTGCAAAGACTTATTATCAATAATAATGAAAGTGCTGTTTTTATATTTTTCATGATTAATCTAATTAAAATGAAAGATTTATAGTAAATGTATACTGAGAAGTGATTGGGAAAGCAACCCCTCCTGTGTTACGGAACTCAGGATCTTGTCCGTTTAGTCTCTTATCTGAATAAATCAGCCAAGGATTCACAGCAGAACCTTTAAGAGTAAAAGTGCTTAATCCTAGTTTTTTCTTGTAATCACTAGGAAATTCCCAGCTAAGTGATACATTTTTCAAACGTACGAAGTCACCATCAGCAACTCTTACATCAGAGAAATTATAAGTATTGTAAGCAATCTGTAAATCTCTTTCTCCGTAATTTCTGTTTAGCAGTCTGTCTGCAATAACCGGAACATTGGTGTAATTTTCATCTCCCGGATTGATCCATCTGTTTGTATATTCTTTTGTAAAAACAGTTAAATCAGTATATTCATTACTGTAAACCGGATTCAAACGAACTTTATTTCCTCCTGATCCTACAACAAAAACATATAAAGACCAGTTTTTGTATGTAAAGGTATTTGCCAGACCCACTGATTTGTTAGGTTCGATTGATCCCTCATATTTCAGATAGCTTGTAACATCTTTTGTATCCTGAAAATCAGCTTTTGTAATATTGTTTTCTGCTCCGTCCTGTAAAAGGAAAGTTGGAAGACCTTCTCTGTTTAATCCTGTAAACTGATACGAATAAATAGAGTTTCTAGGATGTCCTACAGCATTTCCTCCGTTTGAATCGACTAAGTCAAATGCTGTTGGTCTGTTTTGCAGTTTTGTAATTTTCTGATCAAATACTGAGAAATTCAAAGTTGTAGACCATTTAAAACTGTCTGTTTTAATATTTTGAGTTGTTATACCAAATTCAATACCCTTCGTTTCCATATCGGCATTGTTTCCTTGTTTAATAGATTCTCCGCCGATTCCTGAAGTAATTACATAGTCAATTAAATCGAATGCTTTACGACGGTAAATATCTGTCGTTAAAGAGATTCTGTTATTAAACATTCCTAAATCTACTCCAATATTGGTTTCAAATTGTTTCTCCCAAGTTAAGTCCTGGTTTTGTAAATCTTCGATTCTGATAGCATTTTCTCTGTCATCAAGATTAAAACGGTCTGTTATAAAACTCTTATAAATTGCCAGTGAATTGGTCGCAGGACCAGCAGTAGCAGTAAGACCGTAAGAAGCTCTTAAAGCCAAAGTGTTGATTGTTTCATTGTTTTTCATGAAGCTTTCTTCGGCAACATTCCATTTTCCACTGAAAGTATAAGTTGGAAGCCATCTTGATGAATTGCTGTTTCCTTGTCTGTTAGAACCATCGTAACGACCTGTAACAGAAGCTGTATAACGACGATCGTATGTATATCCAACTTTCCCGAAGAAACCTACTGTACGCTCTCTTTCTTCTCCAAATTCATAATAAGAATCTCCTCCATTTACAATTTTTTCAATGATTTTAGGATCAATGAAAGAAGTAAATCCTTTGTCATACTGCAATCCTACAGCTGTAAAATTATCATTTGTTCTGTCCAGAGATCTAAGTTCTGTACCAAAGAAACCTTCTAATTCATGCTTTTCATTTAATGTATTTCTGTACGTAATACTATTTCTAACATTATAAGAAGTCATATCGTTGGTAAACTTTCTTAAGAATCCGCCGCTTGGTAAAACAGATACTTTTGGAGCCGTTAAATCATTTGGATCCTGATATAAAAATACGTTAGCTTCTTGAATTTGTGCATTTTCGTTATCTCCCACACCTGCATTATATGCGCCGACAACATTTGATCCTTCATAAATTTGGTGTTGTCTTGATGTATTAGCATAACGAGCTGATGCTGTTAAATTGTAGTTTAAGTTTTTATTGATTTTATAATCTAAATCCATTTGAAAACGAATGTCTTTTACATCAATTTCCAAAGTATTGTTTGCAAGCTCGTTGATGATATTCATTGGAGCCCAGTTGTTCTGGTAGTACTCCAGATTACCGTTTTCATCATACGGTCTTAAAGTTCTGCTTGTACTTAAAACATAGTTAAATGGGTTGATATCAAAATCTCTGGTTGTTTTTCCAAACACCACATCCTGTTTGCTTTCGTAAGATCCCGGAGCACCTTGTTTACGAATAGATCCTAAAGTAGATAACGTAATATTTAGTTTATCATTTACAAAGAAAGTCCCTTTAATGTTTGATGATAACTGCTGTACATTATCAGCTATTGTCCATCCCGGATCTGTATAATATCCTAAAGACGCATAAAATGTATTGTTTTTTCCACCGCCTGAGAAGCTTAATGAGTGATTTTGAGTAATTGATGGTCTGAATAAAACATTAAACCAGTCCGTATTGGCTAATTCGTATTTTCTTAGGAATTCGTTAATGTAAGGCTGATCGTTTTTAACTCCAAACTGACCTCCGGATGTGTTATAACGGTTTACTTCTTTTGCTAAAATATTATAAGCTCCTCCAAATCTTCCTGTATAAGAAGAACTTAAATCAAGATATCCTTTTTGTTTCATTTCCTGAAATACACTCATAGATTCCTGAGAGTTCAGAATATCATACTGTGTATAACTTGGAACTGTTCTTACGGTGTTTTCTACCGAATAGCTTATTTTTAAAGGTGAATCTCTGCGTCCTTGTTTTGTTGTCACGACCACTACTCCATTTAGCGATCTTGATCCATAAATTGACGTAGCCGATGCATCCTTAAGAACTTCGATACTTTGGATATCATTGGCATTTAAACCTGCTACAGAAGAACTTAACAAAGTTGCTGAGTTTCCTGAAGCTAAATCTGCAAATGTTACATTGATAATATCTTCCTGAACAACACCGTCAATTACCCATAATGGTTTTGTATCTCCAAAAATTGAAGAAGATCCACGCACAGTAATTTTAGGAGCGGTACCAAAAGTTCCTGTAACATTCTGTACGGTTACCCCTGCTGCTTTTCCTTCAATCATTCGGCTTACGTCAACAACACCTTCAACTTTTAATTCTGATCCGGAAATTTTACTGATCGCTCCGGTAAATGTTCTTTTAGAAGTTTTTTCGTAACCTGTCGTTACAATTACCTCTTTTAAATTTTGTCCAGCTTCGGTTAATACTACTGTCGGCGTAACATTCTCGATTCCTATTTCTTTTGTCTCCATACCTACGTAAGAAATAATAAGTCTGTCTGAGTTTGCCGGCATTTCGATCGTAAAATTACCATCGAAATCAGTTAATACAGCTATTTTTGTCCCTTTTGCCATTACAGTAGCTCCTGGAAGAGGGCTTCCGCTCTGATCTGTAATTTTACCTTTAATAATTGGACCTGCTGTTAAGGCTTCAAAAAGAGAATCATGAATATCTGCATTGGCAAAAGAATTAACATTAGCCGATTTTTGCAGAATAATCTGATTGCTCACTTCTGAAAAAGTGATATTAAAAGGCACCAAAATTCGGCTCAAAATACTTGAGAGCGTTTCCTGATTTGCTTCAATACTTACTTTGTTCGCCAATTGGGGAAGTCTGGAATTGTACGAAAATTTTACATGCGCAGACTTTTCAATTTTAGACAATGCATTATCAAGAGTCAAATTTTCAACTGTAATTGTAACTTTGGTATCTAATTTTTTTTGTCCATTTACATTATTTGCCACAGCAAAGCTTGAAAACACAAGTGCTAAGACAAACTGAAATAGTGTTATTTTCATGATTCTATGGAGTAATCGTTGTTTAACAACTGGTTTTTTCATAATTTTGATTTGTTTTGATTAATACTAATTCGAGTGTATTCTAAGAAACGTGAATTGCTCTTTACAGAGAGAAATTCAAACTTGTAAGTGTCGATAATGTTACAGCATTTCGGCACTTTTTTTATGCATTCTTTTCTACATAGGCATTTACTGGTTTTGGTTGGTTTAGTTTTTAGTTTTGTTATTTTGATAAATTAAAAAGGAAATAAATTACATTTCACAATAAAATTGAAGGACTTTACCTCAAAAATTTAATTATTAAAAACAAACAGTCCACGCAGTGTAATTACAGTTACACTACAAAAGACTAATTACAACCGTCTGAGGTTATAATAATCTGGCTGCCATTCATCTCAAAGCTCGTGTTATTGCCTATGCTTTTACAGACAATTTTCAGCTTTTCTGTTAAAGGCTGATCACTCAGTGAAGTGGTTAAATGACAATCTGATAATTTATTTTTTGGATAATCTATATTTACTAAATAAGCCTGTTCGATAGTTTCAAAAATCTGCGAAACCGGAATATCGTTGAATTCAAAACTCAATTGCTCGATATTTCCAACGCTCTGTGTTAAAACAACATCCTGAGTAATATTGGTTATTTTATCAAATTTTAAATTATTGCGATAAAATCGCAGCGCCTGATTGGGCAGCAGAATAATTTCTTCTTTATCTGACTTAGATACTAAATCATTCGACTTTACTTTTACTTTACCTGTGCGGACCAAAATCTCGACATTTGACTGATCTGAATATGCTTTTACCCTAAAACTGGTTCCAACTACTTTTGTAACAATTTCGTTAGCATATACAAAGAATGGCTTTTGCGGATTTTTACTGATTTCAAAAAAACCTTCTCCTGACAGATATACCTTTCTTTCATTACCGGTAAAGATTTTAGGATAGCTTAATTTACTATCCGGTTGTAACAGCACCGAACTTCCATCTGACAAAGTAATGCTCTGTGCTTTATCGGTATTATTAGTCTGCTCAACCAAACCTTCGTTATCGTCTTCGATCAGTTCGTTGTAAGTAACTTTGTTATCTGATTTTAAATAAGACGAATAAAACCATGAAGACAAAAAACAGATAAACAATGTCGCGGCAACACCGGTTAGAACTCGTTTTCTTAAAAATCTAACTTTTACAGTCTTTACTGCTCTTTGATTCTCTTTTTCGCGGATTTTAAGCCAGGTATTTTGCAACGCTCTGTGAATATCAGAACCAGAAAGCTGATTTCCCGGAATTTGCATTGCCAGCAAAATCAACCTTGCATCTTCTACTAATTTAGCACGGTGACGGCTTTCTAAAGTCCACTCTTCCCAGCCATCGTTATCAATCTTGTGCAAAACCCAGGACTGAAATGATTCATCTGATAAAAAATCTTCTAATTCGGTATAATTATTACGTTTTTGCATCTAATAATGAGGTTACAAAAACATAGAGGACAGTTTTCTTATTATATACTCACCAAATTAAGATTTTTTTTGTTTTTTTTTAACTTTATTTAAAGAGTGCTTGAAAATAGTAAAGTAACAAGTGGTAAAGCACCTTTCCATTCCTTACGAAGAGTAAGTAAACCACGATGCAATAAGTTACTCGCTGATTGATAATTAACATCCAGCATTTCTGCAATCTGTTCAACACTCAGTCCCTGATGATATCTCAGGTAAAGCGCCTCTTTTTGTCTGGGAGGCAGTTCATTAAGAAGTTTATTTAAATATTTCACCTTTTCTTTAGTAAACTCATCATCATCGATCAGTTCATTTTCTACCGAAAATTCCAAAAGAAAGGCAATATCATCTGTACTGGCTGTTTTTCTAAAAATATGATCTCTTTCATGCAATCGGGCAATTCTTTTGCGTACGCTCGACAAAAGATATGCTTTTACAACCACAGCACCCTGTAAAGAGTTCCGATATACCCAAATATCTGTAAATACATCCTGTACACAGTCCTGCACTTTTTCAGCAAACGGAGAAAGAGAATTTCCATAGTTTACCAAATCGTTGTAATACCTTTCGAATAATAAAGAAAAAGATTTTTCATCACCAATCTTTAAATTATTCCAAAGCGTAATATCATCAACAGTATTGACAGGCAGAATTCGGGTCTTCATATTTTCAGGGGTTTTTATCACAATGAAAAAGCCAATAATTAATGTAAAAAATACACTATTTTAACATTAACTTTTTATTTTGTTTGATAAATATAGAAAAGTGAAGAATTAAAAACAATTCATTTACAAAAAAGAGACTGTTAGATAACACTGAAAATCGCCTGCTTTCTTTGCTATTACTGGGATTAACCAGAAATGTTAAAATTTTAACATTAGTTGAAGATTTAGAATTTATCGTAAGATTTTACTTTGTTTTTACATTTAAACAAATTTGCTCTCGCTTTATTTAAATCAGCTTTTTAACATAAAAAATAAAGCATTCCGGCTTTTCACTTTGAAAACATAAACAAATAAAAAAGTCTTACTAAACTAAGTAAGACTTTTGAAATTATATTTTGAGAAGAAAATCTTTAAAAAGCGACATTCCATCTTGGTAATTTAGCATTTTCATCTAAGAAATTCTGCAAAACCTGCCCTTCAACAGCAGTTGGAATTGCTTTTGCATCTGCATTAAAAGTTTCGTACCAAACTACTTCAAGTTCTGAAATGTTTTCTAATTTCATTTGTGCAGGCCAAGAGTATTTTCTTCCTGTTTTTGCAAATTGGTGACCGTTTACAATTTTATCGTAAAGTCCGCCGCTTTTACTTTTTAAAGTTCCGTCATTTTGTACCGTTCCGGTAGAACCAACCATAATTAGTTCTTTTTCATTTCCTTCAACTGCAAATACCACAAAAATTCCGGCGCTTCCTTCCGGAGCATTGCAAACTTCTTCTAAACTATCATTTACAGTAAAAGTGAAACTGTTTGTTGATTTAAACTTTTCTAATTCTTTATACATATTTTTTTGTTTAAGCTCCTGAGCAGTTTAAGACTCAGAGATGCTAAGTTCTTTTGTTTTTACTTGTATTACAAAATGGAAAAAAGTCTCAACAAAATTGAGACTTTTTAGAATTTATTATTTTGAATACCGGAGATTATCCAAGTACTTCTTTTACTTTTTTACCAATTTCAGCTGGTGAATCAACAACGTGGATTCCGTTGTCTCTCATGATTTGTTTTTTAGCAGCAGCTGTATCATCAGAACCTCCAACGATAGCACCTGCGTGACCCATTGTTCTACCAGCAGGAGCAGTTTCTCCAGCGATAAAACCAATAACTGGTTTACGGTTACCATCAGCTTTTACCCATCTTGCAGCATCAGCTTCTAACTGACCTCCAATTTCACCAATCATAATGATTGCTTCAGTTTCAGGATCATTCATTAATAATTCAACAGCTTCTTTAGTTGTAGTTCCAATAATTGGATCTCCACCAATTCCAATAGCTGTAGTGATTCCTAAACCTTGTTTTACAACCTGGTCTGCAGCTTCGTAAGTTAAAGTTCCTGATTTAGAAACGATACCAACTGTTCCTTTTTTGAAAACAAAACCTGGCATAATACCAACTTTAGCTTCTCCCGGAGTAATTACACCTGGACAGTTTGGACCAATTAATCTTGAATTTCTTTCTTTAACATAATTATTTGCTTTAATCATGTCTGCTACAGGAATACCTTCTGTAATAGCGATAATTACTTTAATTCCTGCATCAGCAGCTTCCATAATTGCATCAGCAGCAAAAGCAGGCGGAACAAAAATGATAGATGTGTCAGCTCCAGCTTGGTCTACAGCGTCTTTTACTGTATTAAAAACCGGACGGTCTAAATGGCTTGTACCACCTTTTCCAGGAGTTACACCTCCAACAACATTAGTACCGTACTCAATCATTTGAGAAGCGTGGAAAGTTCCTTCGCTTCCTGTAAATCCCTGAACAATTATTTTGGAATCTTTATTAACTAAAACACTCATGATATATATTTTATGTAGTTTTTAAATTTGTGTTGCAAAAATAAGGTTTTGTAATGTAATTTGCCTCTTTTATTGTCAAAAAAATATTAAGAAAATTGACTCATCTGATAACCTCTGTAGAGCTTATCATCTTTTATCTGCCAGATTACTGCAAAATGGGCCAGCAGCATTTCCTCACGCGGGTTCTCGATTGTTTTTACATAATGAGAATAACGTACTGATACTAAATCATCTTCAGTAATAATATGACTTATTCTTACTTTAGAACGCACATAAGCCCTGCTGAGCTCATTGGCCATTTCAAGAATAGAATCATAATTCATCTGAATAAATCCTTTACTGCTGTTCCAGTCAATAATAACATCGGGATGCAGATATGTTTTTAGAATTTCACTATCAATTAAGGCATCCGACTTATAAAATTTTTGTACAAATTCTTTAATAGACATATTACTTTAATTTACTTAGAATTTCAGGAATCTTTTTGATATTGGCTAATTGTTTTAACTTTTCTCTTGATTCTTCGATTGGAGTTCCAAAATATGATTTTCCTCCTTCAACCGATTTAGTAACGCCTGTCTGTCCCATAATAACAGCTTTCGCTCCTATTGTGATGCCGCTTGTTGTTCCTACCTGACCCCAGATGGTAACTTCATCTTCTATAACAACACAGCCCGCAATTCCGGTTTGTGATGCAATTAAACATTTTTTACCTATCACAGAATCATGTCCAACATGCACCTGATTGTCGATTTTTGTTCCTTCTCCAATTGTGGTATCTCCGGTAACTCCTTTGTCAATTGTACAAAGTGCTCCTATACCAACATTATCTTCAATAATAACCCTTCCGCCGGAAATTAACTGATCAAAACCTTCCGGACGTTTTTTGTAATAAAAAGCATCGGCGCCTAAAATAGTTCCGGCATGAATAATTACGTTATCACCAATTATGGTGTGGTCATAAATAGAAACATTCGAATGAATCAGACAGTTTTTTCCAATTTTAACGTGATTACCAATAAAGCTGTTAGGCTGAATCACAGTACCCTCTCCAATTTCAGCAGATGAAGCGATTGCCACATTTGCAAACTGAAAAGGTTTAAAATGTCTGGTTAAAGTATTGAAATCTCTGAAAGGATCATCAGAAATTAAAAGAGCTTTACCTTCCGGGCAGTCCACTTTTTTATTAATTAAAACAATAGTTGCTGCAGATTGTAAAGCTTTGTCGTAGTATTTTGGGTGGTCAACAAAAACAATATCGCCAGGTTCAACAACATGAATCTCATTCATGCCCAAAACCTGAAAGTCTTTATCGCCAACGAATTCGCAGTTAAGCAAACTTGCAATTTCATGTAAAGAATGACTCTTTGGAAATTTCATATATAATAATTAGAAAATTTGTCAATTAGAAAATGAGTCAATTAGAATGTGAATATACAAAATTATGCCGATTCACAAATTATCTAATTGACTCATTGTCAAATTATCTTAATTAAAGACTTACTCTTTTACACGCTCCATGTATGAACCTGTAGCAGTATCGATTTTAATTTTATCTCCTTCGTTAATAAACAATGGTACGTTTACGGATGCTCCAGTCTCAACTGTTGCATTTTTTGTTGCATTTGTAGCTGTATTTCCTTTTACTCCAGGCTCAGCGTAAGTAACTTCAAGAATTACAGATGCAGGCATATCTACAGATAAAGGTAAATCAGTTTCTGTATTAATCTGAACCATTACGTTTGTTCCTTCTTTTAACAAATCCGGAGCATCAAGGATATTTTTGTTTAAAGAGATCTGCTCGAATGTTTCAGCATTCATAAAATGAAATTCATCACCTTCAGGATATAAAAACTGAAATGTATGTGTTTCAACACGGATAACATCAATTTTGTGTCCTGCAGAAAAAGTATTATCCAATACTTTACCTGAAGTTAAACTTTTTAGCTTCGTTCTTACGAAAGCAGGACCTTTTCCTGGTTTTACGTGAAGGAACTCAATAATTTTGTAGATGTCGTGATTAAATTTAATACACAATCCGTTTCTAATATCTGATGTAGATGCCATTTGTTTTTTTATTTTAGATTTTAGAGTGTAGATTTTAGATTTACTAAAGACCTAAAAATACACATTTTTAATATTTTTTATTATCTAGTTTAGAAATCTAAAATCAGAAATCTAAACTCTAAAATTAATAGTTACCTGAATAACCTTTCATTATTCCACGGGATGAATTTCTGATAAAATCTAAAATTTCATCTCTCTCAGGAGTTGCTTCCATTTCAGCTTCAATAATACTTAAAGCCTGAGTTGTGTTGTAATTCTTCTGATATAAAATTCTGTAAATTTCCTGAATTTCTCTAATTTTTTCAGTACTAAATCCTCTTCTTCTTAAACCAACAGAATTAATTCCAACATACGACAATGGTTCTTTAGCCGCTTTTGTATAAGGAGGAACATCTTTTCTTACCAGAGATCCGCCCGAAATCATCGCATGATCCCCAATATGAATAAACTGGTGAATAGCTGCTAAACCGCCAATAACAGCGTGATTACCAACTACAACGTGACCTGCTAAAGCCACACCATTTACGATAATCGCATTATTGCCAATCTCACAGTCATGCGCAATGTGCGCGTAAGCCATTACAAGACAATTATTTCCAAGAATAGTCTGCCCGGAAGCAATTGTTCCTCTGTTTATTGTAACGCACTCTCTAATAGTACAGTTATCTCCAATAATTGCTAAAGAATCTTCCCCGCCAAATTTTAAATCCTGCGGTACTGCCGAAATTACAGCTCCCGGAAAAATGTTGCAGTTTTTTCCTATTCGAGCCCCTTCCATAATGGTTACATTTGAACCAATCCAAGTACCATCACCAATAACAACATTATTGTGAATAGTTGTAAAAGGCTCAATTACAACGTTTTTAGCGATTTTCGCGCCAGGATGAACATATGCTAATGGTTGATTCATCTATATTTTATATTTTAAATTAAAATAATCTGATTTGAGGGCAACAAACCTAAACAATAAATTTGATTAATTATTGTTTTCTTGCAATTTGTGCCATTAATTCTGCCTCAGTCACTAATTTTCCATTTGCATAAGCATTTGCCTGCATATGACAGATCCCTCTTCTGATAGGAGAAATCAACTCACATTTAAAAATTAATGTATCACCCGGCAATACTTTATGTTTAAATTTAACATTGTCAATTTTCATGAAGTATGTTAAATAATTTTCCGGATCCGGAACAGTGCTTAAA
This portion of the Flavobacterium gelatinilyticum genome encodes:
- a CDS encoding zinc-binding metallopeptidase: MKIVNLYKRIAVITGLVLFTACAQEDQPTESQLDYSTPIKTDLDRWIDTSFLDPYNIKVYYEWDQNLVDNSRYLFPPAVDKVQPAMEVVKKIWIDSYTAVGGTDFVKIIAPREFVLVGGMNLNTNGTRTLGLAEGGQRVSLFQVNDLDKTDRADVTEFIHTIQHEYVHILNQTKPFDIKTWSKLTPSGYTSSWYVEDDADSRELGFVTSYARLNVTEDFAETASMILISSPEEYQALLESIEDPFGVENIKKKEALVVRYYKEAFNINFYALRDEAQKNTDAVISTQKKK
- a CDS encoding RagB/SusD family nutrient uptake outer membrane protein; amino-acid sequence: MKNIKTALSLLLIISLCSCDDFLSEIPDNRTQIDTPEKISELLVTAYPENTYMAIAETMSDNVFDSELTSSDIDNRQSYNWEVQTQLDIDTESSFWNASYKAIAAANQALAAIDELGNPSSLNPQKGEALIARAYSHFMLVSFWGNAYNPATASKDLGVPYVTKPEKVLLEPYKRNTVKEVFDFIEQDLTEGLKYVTNEYKEPRYHFTVEAAKAFASRFYLVKGDWDKVLEVSQSLGSKPDNLRNYAAFNATPFADRPLEYSKVDTETNLLVSYPNSIWGRSYTNRFTLAGNRSDQILGPATNIWGKRWLITASGQYRGGITVLVPKFYEYFKYTNVTAGIGEAYTGTVLLSNDEFYLNRIEALVMKNQIAEANDELQYFLGTRTSGYNPAADILTEEMIVDMYPVVDNEFTPYYTLTPLQTSYIKAIAEARRREFLHEGIRWFDIRRFNLVVEHNTYQFGQVVNNNILQKNDKRRVLQIPQRAIDNGIEQNPR
- a CDS encoding SusC/RagA family TonB-linked outer membrane protein, translating into MKKPVVKQRLLHRIMKITLFQFVLALVFSSFAVANNVNGQKKLDTKVTITVENLTLDNALSKIEKSAHVKFSYNSRLPQLANKVSIEANQETLSSILSRILVPFNITFSEVSNQIILQKSANVNSFANADIHDSLFEALTAGPIIKGKITDQSGSPLPGATVMAKGTKIAVLTDFDGNFTIEMPANSDRLIISYVGMETKEIGIENVTPTVVLTEAGQNLKEVIVTTGYEKTSKRTFTGAISKISGSELKVEGVVDVSRMIEGKAAGVTVQNVTGTFGTAPKITVRGSSSIFGDTKPLWVIDGVVQEDIINVTFADLASGNSATLLSSSVAGLNANDIQSIEVLKDASATSIYGSRSLNGVVVVTTKQGRRDSPLKISYSVENTVRTVPSYTQYDILNSQESMSVFQEMKQKGYLDLSSSYTGRFGGAYNILAKEVNRYNTSGGQFGVKNDQPYINEFLRKYELANTDWFNVLFRPSITQNHSLSFSGGGKNNTFYASLGYYTDPGWTIADNVQQLSSNIKGTFFVNDKLNITLSTLGSIRKQGAPGSYESKQDVVFGKTTRDFDINPFNYVLSTSRTLRPYDENGNLEYYQNNWAPMNIINELANNTLEIDVKDIRFQMDLDYKINKNLNYNLTASARYANTSRQHQIYEGSNVVGAYNAGVGDNENAQIQEANVFLYQDPNDLTAPKVSVLPSGGFLRKFTNDMTSYNVRNSITYRNTLNEKHELEGFFGTELRSLDRTNDNFTAVGLQYDKGFTSFIDPKIIEKIVNGGDSYYEFGEERERTVGFFGKVGYTYDRRYTASVTGRYDGSNRQGNSNSSRWLPTYTFSGKWNVAEESFMKNNETINTLALRASYGLTATAGPATNSLAIYKSFITDRFNLDDRENAIRIEDLQNQDLTWEKQFETNIGVDLGMFNNRISLTTDIYRRKAFDLIDYVITSGIGGESIKQGNNADMETKGIEFGITTQNIKTDSFKWSTTLNFSVFDQKITKLQNRPTAFDLVDSNGGNAVGHPRNSIYSYQFTGLNREGLPTFLLQDGAENNITKADFQDTKDVTSYLKYEGSIEPNKSVGLANTFTYKNWSLYVFVVGSGGNKVRLNPVYSNEYTDLTVFTKEYTNRWINPGDENYTNVPVIADRLLNRNYGERDLQIAYNTYNFSDVRVADGDFVRLKNVSLSWEFPSDYKKKLGLSTFTLKGSAVNPWLIYSDKRLNGQDPEFRNTGGVAFPITSQYTFTINLSF
- a CDS encoding FecR family protein, yielding MQKRNNYTELEDFLSDESFQSWVLHKIDNDGWEEWTLESRHRAKLVEDARLILLAMQIPGNQLSGSDIHRALQNTWLKIREKENQRAVKTVKVRFLRKRVLTGVAATLFICFLSSWFYSSYLKSDNKVTYNELIEDDNEGLVEQTNNTDKAQSITLSDGSSVLLQPDSKLSYPKIFTGNERKVYLSGEGFFEISKNPQKPFFVYANEIVTKVVGTSFRVKAYSDQSNVEILVRTGKVKVKSNDLVSKSDKEEIILLPNQALRFYRNNLKFDKITNITQDVVLTQSVGNIEQLSFEFNDIPVSQIFETIEQAYLVNIDYPKNKLSDCHLTTSLSDQPLTEKLKIVCKSIGNNTSFEMNGSQIIITSDGCN